Part of the Ralstonia pickettii DTP0602 genome, TTGCTTCACAGTGGAGGCCATGTCGCTGCCTGCGCTCGCAGAGACCACCACCTTGGCCCCCGAGTTCTGCGCTTGAATAAGGTAGGAACTCAGGTCGGGCGAATTGAGAGGGAATTTCACCTCCCCCAGAACCTTGCCTCCAGCGTCCGTAACTGTTTTGCGGATGTCTGCCGCAAACGCATGGCCGAAAGCGTAGTCGACGGTCATCAGGTACCAACTGTCATATCCTCGCTTGGTGAGCAGCTTCGCGAGGCCGTGTCCATTGCTGTACGAGTTGTAGACCCACTGAGTCGAGTATGGGGAACATGCCTTGCCGGTGAATTCGCTGGAAGCCGCAGCAACGAGCGTGATCTTCTTACGCTCGGCGGCAAGTCCCTGCACGGCCAGGCCGACACTGGAGTTGGAGAAGTCGGCAATCGCGTCTACGCCGTCGCGGTCAAACCACTGGCGTGCTTTCGTCGCACCAACGTCAGCTTTGTTCTGATGGTCCCCAACGACGAGTTCAACCTTACTTCCAGCAACCTTCCCCCCAAACTCCTCGATTGCAAGCCGTGCCGCTTCAACGGAGCCCTTACCAGCCAAGTCGGAATACGGGCCGGATTGGTCATTGAGAATGCCGATCTTGACCACGCCATCGGAAATCTGTGCATGTGCACTGAACGAAACCAACGCTACGGGCATAGTTGCCAGGAGATTGCGTGCTAAGAGCTTTACGGCCTGCTGGATTCTCGACATGATGGGTTCCTTGAACGTGGGCAAGTGCAAATTGCGTGTGGTGCAAATCTTATTGCATCGTACACACTATTGCCTGCTACGAAATGTTTTTTCGCATGAGACAACATTGCGCGGGGATGTGTTGTCAAAGTGGACGATCAAAGAAAAGCTGTATGACGAAATTTCTGGCCACATTGGCTACAATTCTGAGGCGGACTCGCCTTCATTCTTCGAATTTTCGGCAGAAGTGAGCGGGCCTCATGGTTTTCCCTAGCATTCCTTCCGAGGCAAGTCGGCATACACGGCCGGCGCGCGTACGCCTTTGTTGTGCATTACATGTACAATTTTGTGCATGACATGCACTTTTTTGATACTTCCCTATGAACGTTGAGCAACGCGTGGAAGCGGTCTCGCGGCAGCTTGGAAGGCGCATTCGTGCCGCCAGGAAGGCTAAGGAGTTCACACTGGACGCCCTGAGCGAACAGACGGCTCTGTCCGCGGGGTTTCTGTCGCGCTTGGAACGCGGCGAGACCAACGCGTCAATCTCCAATTTGATTGTGATTGCGGACAGACTGGGAATTCCGCTTCGCGACTTTTTCGAAGGGTCCGGCGAGGAGGCGCAGCCCGACTTTGTTGTCAGTCGAGCAAGCGAAAGGAGTCGTGGCGCCCCCCTGGAAGGCAAGGGGTACACATATCGACTGACAAGCGGTACCCTGCCCGACCAACAGATGAGCGCCTTTGAGTTGAGCTATATGCCCGGCGAGTCGCTACCCAACGAATCGCTCGTTCACAAGGGGGAGGAGGTTT contains:
- a CDS encoding ABC transporter permease (K05387: GRIP; glutamate receptor, ionotropic, plant), producing MSRIQQAVKLLARNLLATMPVALVSFSAHAQISDGVVKIGILNDQSGPYSDLAGKGSVEAARLAIEEFGGKVAGSKVELVVGDHQNKADVGATKARQWFDRDGVDAIADFSNSSVGLAVQGLAAERKKITLVAAASSEFTGKACSPYSTQWVYNSYSNGHGLAKLLTKRGYDSWYLMTVDYAFGHAFAADIRKTVTDAGGKVLGEVKFPLNSPDLSSYLIQAQNSGAKVVVSASAGSDMASTVKQAAEFGITRKQSLAAPAVFITDVNSMGLKSAQGLQFLTAFYWDRNDATRAWSRKFFERRKSMPTMTQAGVYSAVRHYLKAIEAAKSDDAAAVAAKMREIPIKDMYTDNGWIRQDGQVMHDMYLVEVKKPTESNAPWDYYKVIETVPAKEAFQPLSDSACPLVRK